A window of Equus przewalskii isolate Varuska chromosome 16, EquPr2, whole genome shotgun sequence contains these coding sequences:
- the LOC103551176 gene encoding protein Cripto-like, protein MEHFSSSVNVIMVISTAFELGLVAGLGHNELACLSQGELVFRADSIWSQEKPSVCRRPFHFVPSTGIQDSKKLNKACCLNGRACMLASFCACPLSFYGRNCERDVIKENCRSVPHGTWLPKKCSMCKCWHGRLRCSPQAFLPGCDGHVMDEHLTASRTPELTVCMQHC, encoded by the coding sequence atggagcacttctcTTCCAGTGTGAATGTGATCATGGTCATTTCCACAGCATTTGAACTGGGATTGGTTGCTGGGTTGGGCCATAATGAACTTGCATGTCTGTCCCAGGGAGAACTGGTTTTCAGAGCTGACAGCATTTGGTCCCAGGAGAAGCCTTCAGTTTGTCGTCGGCCTTTCCACTTTGTGCCATCCACAGGAATCCAGGACAGTAAAAAGCTAAACAAAGCTTGCTGTCTGAATGGGAGAGCCTGCATGCTGGCGTCCTTTTGTGCCTGCCCACTCTCCTTCTACGGACGGAACTGTGAGCGTGATGTGATCAAAGAAAACTGCAGGTCTGTGCCCCATGGCACCTGGCTTCCCAAGAAGTGTTCCATGTGTAAATGCTGGCATGGCCGGCTTCGCTGCTCTCCTCAGGCATTTCTGCCGGGTTGTGATGGCCATGTGATGGATGAGCACCTCACAGCTTCCAGGACTCCAGAATTAACAGTCTGCATGCAACACTGTTAA